Below is a genomic region from Plasmodium relictum strain SGS1 genome assembly, chromosome: 13.
taatgaaaatattatttgcTCAAATCAGAAAAGTCTCGATgaagtaaaaaaagaaataacagaaaaagaaaaaataaataatataatagaaGATAGGCTAATAGAAGAAACTAACATCATGGATGAGCATATTTCTAATAGTTCAAATATAGGATATTCATTAATACTAAAAGATAaacttataaataaaaaaattaaaaaaaattatgaattaagttatattttaaaaaattataataacattaaaaaatggTTGAATTCCGtatgtaataataaaaaaaatgttaaagaatttttatccTTAATAGGTAAAGGTTATCAtgtagaaaataaatatcttaataagattataagaaaattttttaaaagtattaaaCCAATAATAGGATATGAATATAATGCTCTAGATTCATTAAATAGTGAATTGggttataaatttataaataactccaataatattaaaaataacgaaagtaaaaatgatttatttttagacAAAATAGAtgaagaatttttaaaatgcaTAACAAAGATAATACAATAtgataaaaggaaaaaaaacgaagctttagaaaaattaaataatatgccAAATAGTGAATCTTTTAAAGttaatgaattatatatttattcacCAAATGAATCTTATAAGAAAGTCAATGAATTTGCACAACAGATACTTAACTATGTTCCTTTTGTTgatgacaaaaaaaaattaaatattaagaaaattaaGAAACGATTCCATCGTAAGAACTTGATTTCTCAAATATTACTAGCTGATTACATTTTAGATAAGCTAAGAAATTTCCCCATTAATGGTTCTTTATcatcatataaaaataataaaacaatcAAAAATCTTCTCTCAGAAACACGCTTAAAGGCATACAGAAAATATATCAATGAAAACTTTAATGCAAATTATAATGAACTTAAAGCAGAAAATTGCtataacaaaattttttcagaagaaaatgaagaaatatataaagtgaatttaagtaataataataatttaacagATAGTaacaagaaaaatataaatgtgtctcttaataaattaaatgaagaaaatgatgaaaaaggAGATTCTAATAATgaacaaaataatttttattttgataagCGTAAGGAAAtaaattatacaaaaattaGTGATAATAATGTGATTAATTCGTCAAATGCAAGTAATAATGAAAACAGTGAAaatttgaatataaaaaaaaatgataattcaTTCTTATTTAATTCCTGCATTACTGATTTAtctaaaaatacaaataaagaagaatgcgaaaataataataaaacaaaatatccTATTTCTATTGAAAAACagttaaaaaaagataaagaaaatataacaGAAGAAAATAGTCCATCTAATAAAATTccagaaaatttaaatgattctAGCAATATATCATTTACTTTAAATGATATATCTTTATACAATCAAATAAAAGAGGAAAATTCTAATATTGAAAAGTTTAATAacttaaataatattgataacaataaaagtattaataataatagtaacaatttatcaaaaaataaagatcAAAATACAAAGGCAAATAAAGAAACAGCGAAAGCGAAAAGACAAACaacattattaattaaatcacaTAATGAATGTTTAAATGATTCTTCCTTATCTGATAAgcaaattaaatattcatCGAAAACGGTCCAATTACCTAGTAGCAGACAAAAATCACAACCAATAAAATATGTTGATCATGCAAGTAAAATAACGAAATCTAAAACATCCTTAAGTGCATCAAATTTATCATcagatgaattaaaaaataataatgtatcAAATCATACACGTAATTTAAATACTTGTAATATATCACACAAAAAAGATGAGAAAAcacaaatattaaatatcAATCAAATAAACAATATTCCTGCTGTAGAAAAAGGACCTTATTTTCAAAGAGATGCTAATATAGAGAAAATTAATCCCTTAATAGATGAaggaataataaataaacataatataaaagataaaattcaGTTTAATTTTCCAAATAACCAATTAATAGATGATAAGTCAAATTTCCCgaataaaaaacataaaaccTTAGGTAATGCAAATAATATACCTAACAAAAACTCGGAAAacgaaaatataaataagtcTATAATTAATCAACAAACTCCAATGAAAAGTATTCAAGATTATTATATGCCTAACCAATCACCAAGTAAAATGCAAAAAAGTATATCTAACACAGAAAGTATCAAATCGAATGCATCGGCAATTTTATATCAACAAACTCCAAATACAGGaggaaaaaattttaatgtatctgattcattttataatattaaagagTTACAAAcaacaaataaatttaatttaaataatactaacaataattttaataataagttatgtattttttcttttcaaaaTAAAGATGACAAATTTATGTCGCCTGTTCATGTATCGTCACAACATAGTAAACACATTTCTATGAatcataataatagtaacttatcatataataaaacaCCATTATACGAATCAATTGAATTACCTCCAAAGCAAATCACAAGTaacataataaataattctagTTCTAGGCAGTTGGAAATTTCATCTAATGCTTCAACAAAACGTTTACAGCATTCTTTAAGTAATAGTTTAagttcagaaaaaaaaatgtattccATGTATTTGGAAAATCAAGTAAGAGCCTCTTCtatgaataaattaaatgatgaCGTTTTTTCAGTAAAATCAGTATCACCAAGTAATTATCCAGCATCATACACTTCTAATTCACAATTAATTCAAGATAACCAAAAAAAATCGAGGGTTTTTcaagaaaaattattgaatCAAGATTTAAATGATTCAATAAACTTTATAGATAcgactaataaaaatatgcaaaattttaattatgttTCAACCAATTATCCTAAcaacaatataaaaaatttaaatataatcaaTAATGAAAGCAGATCAAATTTATTATCAAATTACAATAACTTTAATGTTAATTATACTCCTTCAAATATAATACAAAACATAAATACATCATcaaataatgtaaaaaatgttataagTTATCCTACTTGCCAAGTGGGAAACTAtgtaaatatgaataatacaATTGTAGATAATTTAGAACATATACCATATTCCAATGAatcaatgaataaaaatatgaattatataaatcaaaataatgtaaaaaatgagagtaatgaagaaaataaaaatatgtctaccaattcaaaaaatataacagaTAATTCTCAACACTTTCAAAATGTATTTCAAGAGAAACAACAAAATGATATACAGAATAATCTTcctgataataataaaatacagaaaaattatacaaatagtaataattttgttaataatgataaatcaAAGTTATCACCAATAGAATCTAACACATTTCAACAGGCATATATTCATATGAATGATCAAAAAAGTAATTCTATTTATAATACTAatgaaagaaatataaatcaGAGAAATTTTAATTGCCAAAATAATAATCTACAAGGTTTAAGTCAACAAAACATGAATTtacataatataaataatcaaaCAATGAAATAccttaatttaaattttcaaaatagaaaacaattaaatttaaatcaaTATGTGAATCAAATGAATTTTATTCTTCAAGTTTTGAATCAGTTAAATATGAATTCAAAGGGATACTCTCAACAAAACATGAATCAACAAAATATAAGTCAGCAAAATATAAATCAGACAAACGTAAGTCAACAAGGTATAAATCAACCTAATATAAATCaacaaaatttaaataaatccATAATGAATCCACCTAATTTGAATCAACCTAATATAAATCAAACTAGTATGAATCAATCTAATTTAAATCAACCTAATATGAATCTTCCTACTATGAATCAATCTAATTTGAATCAATCTAATATGAGTCTTCCAACAATGAATCAACCTAATGTGAATCTTTCAACAATGAATCAATCTAATTTGAATCAATCTAATTTGAATCAACCTAATATGAATCTTCCAACAATGAATCATTCTAATTTGAATCAACCTAATATGAATCTCTCAACAATGAACCAACCTAACATGAATCAACCTAATATGAATCAACCCAATATGAATCAACCTAATATGAATCAACCTAATATGAATCTTCCTATTATGAATCAACCTAATATAAATCAATCCAATATGAATCAACCTAATATGAATCTTCCTACTATGAATCTTCCTACTATGAATCAGTCCAATATGAATCAACCTAATATGAATCTTCCTACTATGAATCAACCTATAATGAATCAATCTAATATGAATCAATCTAATATGAATCAACCTGATATGAATAAACCAAATATAAATACACAAATTTTTAATCAACCCAATATTGCAGCACAAAGTATTAATGAGAAGGCATGCATATCTCCGTTTCATTCATCAAATTTAAAACAACAAAATATGAAATCAACTTTTAATGACctgaatataaataattcaaatatgATAAACATaagtttaaataataatatgacCCAAAGTATGTTACAAAAattaccaaaaaaaaatgtattttcttCTCAAGAAATGATTcaacaaaaattaatacaACAAGAATTGTTACAGCAAAAATTACAACAACAAAAAATGCAGCAAgaattatttcaaaaagCATATAATGATAAAGAAAGTCAACAAAATTCTCAATCTTCATTTCAGCAAGTGCATAGTCAATGCACACAAGAAAGTCAAATCAAAAATGATCAAATACGAcaacaaaaattattacaaaaattaCAGCAACAACAGCAACAGCAACAGCAACAGCAACAGTTACAAAAAATACACCAATTACAATCACAAAAAATGCAACCAAATCAATTACATTCACAATTACAGCCGCAATTACAATCACAACAACTACCAATGCAATTACAGTCACAATTACAACCCCAACAATTGCAGCAAATGCAAATGCAGAAATATCAATTTCAGCAACAAGAATTAAAGAAACAAATGGAACAATTACAACAACAAATGCCTTTACCTCAACAAAAACTACAGCAAATATATGctttaaaacaaaatattctaataaataaggataatgagaaaaaacaaaaacataGGCAAATCACGGTGCCTATAAATTCACAAACTCCTAATTTGCATAATTTGCAGCAAATTAGTAATAACAGTGATGAAATTATagcaaaagaaaatttaaataataatttaaatgaaaatacaatatatatgttaaataaaaatataccaaataatataaataaatttacaaATCAGGACAAGTTTTTTTCATATGATTCATTTCAACAAGTAGTACcttcaaataaaattaatataatggAATTGAGAAATATggataaaaatgtaaatgagaataatattttattaaaaacatcTCAACCAACAGATTTGAGCAACAGTGTTCCACCACATATTCTACCTAACAACATGCCATCTTATATTTCACAAAACACACCTTATCAAATGGCTCAtagcaaaaatataaatcatGCACAGCAAAAAAACAATTGCTAAATTCTCTTAATATTCATAGAAGTTTGAAACatttgtaaaatatatatatatccttacaaaagtaaaattacaaaatttatgaaaaaaaaatgtgtaatatatattagaTGTTTAATCTTCTTTTATCATAGGAATGAATTGCATAATAAAATTCTATGAACCATAAAGaatttatatttgtattgtttttctctttatctgataatataaattataacaaataaaattttacataatgaatgtatatatatgaattcataaaaaaaataagttgagataaatatatacttaaTAATTTCCTCTCAAAGAGTgtcttttattaatatatatatatatttaacgaattttacttttatatacTACCGTATATCATTATAaatgattatttttattttattatatatatatatataattatttatttattttatatccAAATTTTACACTTACCTTTAttcatattaattttttagaatttggaaaaatataaaaagatataattatggggaaattaatttaaagaataaaaaaaaaagattaacaatgaaatatattatgaaataaaGAGAATACTTTTAGATAAGCATATAAAAAGTGTGAATAGAAGAATATAAATTTGAGAATTCGTTTTTGTGATGTCCAGAGAAGTAAAAATACaattgaataaataaaatgatgGATActtataaaacaaataacaaataattaaaattattttaattaaataattatatgttttataaaaaaatgtttacgACACTCTAGAAAATGATGCAAAACTTTCACTAAAAaatactatttatttttgtcatattttataatttttttaaaacatatctttaataaaaggaaagatacaattttttatgtaaaaaaaaaaaaattatttctaaaatttattaatttttaatgagaaaaatagaaaaaattttctttttttttcatttaaattatctttgaaatatttaaaaaaaaaaaatatacatatagaAAAATGATTTGCTCTAATTTattgtttataaaaaatttattttacaaattttttataaaaattaattatctttgttgttaaatttataaatttttcatatttgtatttttagtcttatagaaaaaaattatctataatgtgtttataaattaataaatcaaaaagtatatttttctccattattttataatttatatatatatattttttaatttatattatttttttatcattcttttgatttttattatttttatttatttactttttttttttgttaataaaaaaattttgatgaTAAAACGATACattgttttaaaaatgttataaaTTAGAAACTCCACTGTATTTgtaatatgtatatatttattaaactagttaaataaataagaacATTACTACaaaattatgtttttatCTAGCTTTTTAAATGAACTTTATTTAGATAAAAttctatttcattattatatttttgtttaatgTATTTAGGCCTTTTTCTAACAGCGCAAAAAGATGTACATGAGATAGTAAAAAGTATCATATaacaaatttaaataaaacaaaaaaataatttttttctaaaaaagaaaagtgaTCCTGTTTTAATTACATAatgttaaaattttattaatggTATGCATAAAAAGCATTAATTTGTTTGAAAATACTTTACATACttatagaataaaaaaaaaggatgtacattaatttttttttaataaaatttaaaaaaaaaaataaaattaatttaaaatagatTTTTCCTGAATGtaagttatttaaaaaaattaaatttcttttttttttttcaaattttcaataaaattattccattttttttttgatattttcatatactttaacaacaaaaaaaaaaaaaaaatatatatatattaataaaacagAAGAAATTactaagaaaatatataaataacatattataagtaataataacaaaagtatgagaaaataaatttaaaaataaatcctTACGTTAAGAGATGTAAAAATATGAGAAATAATAACATAATTatgtaattattaaaaagagaaatataaattataaaaacagatgattttattaataaaaaaaaataatatatttcgaagaaaaaaaaaatatatatatacatatacaattttttaatgataattaaaataaatgtggtagcttatatatatataaattttcagTGGaagtaaattatatatatgtttatttgTAAATTATAAATGGCATTAAACATttatgtaataataatatagttaaatatatatatatataataaatacatatgcacatatttatatagtttatttttgtatatatgtatgtataaATTTTGTAGAAGATATTAAATATAGAACAAAatggaagaaaaaaaatctcattataaaatagaaccagaaaaaaaagaagctGTTATAGACACTTCTAATTGGCCATTACtactaaaaaattatgataaattGAATATTCGTACTTCTCACTTCACCCCATTACCAATGGGGAATTCTCCATATTCAAGAAGTTTAGAAGAATATTTGAAATATGGTATTATCAATTTAGATAAACCAAGTAACCCTTCTTCTCACGAAGTTGTTTCATggataagaaaaattttaagatgCGAAAAAACAGGACATAGTGGTACCCTAGATCCTAAAGTTACAGGAGTTTTATTAGTATGCTTAAATAGAGCAACTAGATTAGTAAAATCTCAACAAGAATCAGGAAAAGAATATGTTTGTGTATGTAAATTTCATTCAAAACCCAAAAGTATAGAAGATGTAAAATTAGTATTGAATAATTTTCAAGGTGCTATATTTCAAAGGCCACCATTAATATGTGCAGTTAAAAGGCAATTAAGAGTTAGAACTATTTATGAAACAAAGTTACTAGATTatgatgatataaataatttatgtgTATTTTGGGTAAAATGTCAAGCCGGAACTTATATAAGAACATTATGTGAGCATATAGGTTTGTTATTAGGAGTAGGAGCTCATATGCAAGAATTAAGAAGAGTAAAGTCAGGTAATATGACTGAATACGACAATATGTGCACATTACATGATATTTTAGATGCACAGTACATATATGATACAACAGGTGATGAAActtatttaagaaaaattattgcccctttagaaaaattattagtaAACTTTCCACGTATAGTTATAAAAGATAGTGCTGTAAATGCAATTTGCTATGGTGCTAAATTAACTATTCCTGGTGTTTTAAGATTTGATAGTAATATCGATATAAATTCAGAGATTGTTTTAATGACTACAAAAGGAGAAGCAGTAGCATTAGCCATTGCTCAAATGACGTCTACTGTTATTGCAACTGTCGATCATGGTATTGTTGCTTTAACTAAAAGGGTGATTATGGATAGAGATACATATGATGTAAAATGGGGATTTGGAAATAGATCTatggagaaaaaaaaattaatactaGCAGGACTTTTAGATAAATATGGAAAACCTAATGAAAAAACCCCATTAAGTTGGATTAAAAGTGAGGGATATGCTCCTAAATTAATTGGTGATACTTCAAATTATACTTTAAATactgaaaataataatataagtgaggacaa
It encodes:
- the CBF5 gene encoding H/ACA ribonucleoprotein complex subunit 4, putative, which gives rise to MEEKKSHYKIEPEKKEAVIDTSNWPLLLKNYDKLNIRTSHFTPLPMGNSPYSRSLEEYLKYGIINLDKPSNPSSHEVVSWIRKILRCEKTGHSGTLDPKVTGVLLVCLNRATRLVKSQQESGKEYVCVCKFHSKPKSIEDVKLVLNNFQGAIFQRPPLICAVKRQLRVRTIYETKLLDYDDINNLCVFWVKCQAGTYIRTLCEHIGLLLGVGAHMQELRRVKSGNMTEYDNMCTLHDILDAQYIYDTTGDETYLRKIIAPLEKLLVNFPRIVIKDSAVNAICYGAKLTIPGVLRFDSNIDINSEIVLMTTKGEAVALAIAQMTSTVIATVDHGIVALTKRVIMDRDTYDVKWGFGNRSMEKKKLILAGLLDKYGKPNEKTPLSWIKSEGYAPKLIGDTSNYTLNTENNNISEDKNNNETNQNEQINQRNQSNYISNLNENDKQNNNEPLESNKEKSNDAEQTDSTVLKKKRRKK